From Chryseobacterium gallinarum, one genomic window encodes:
- a CDS encoding cbb3-type cytochrome c oxidase N-terminal domain-containing protein: MKTRTPISVYIITTIGLTIMAFEMFASDSGYFSSPFFWALILIAIILLLIMNSIGDLIENESFSRLSEEEKKQYLAEKNVPYYLKLWNSAFKKQSATEEKDILIDHGFDGITELDNSLPKWWIGLFWFGCIFCAVYLTAFAFTDYAHPDAEYTKETKTMLASIQEYEKTAPQINLESAKYSADNIAEGQELFKTNCVTCHGDGGKGGIGPNLTDTHWINIKEKSLFKNVFWMLENGSPNNPTMRPFIKEGTITGRDAEKIAAYVYHINQETPPVTQAQGGAAPQGEEVKWENGNQ, from the coding sequence ATGAAAACGAGAACACCAATTTCAGTATATATCATCACAACGATAGGCTTAACGATCATGGCCTTTGAAATGTTCGCCAGTGATTCGGGTTATTTTTCTTCACCATTTTTCTGGGCATTGATATTGATTGCTATTATCCTTTTGCTCATTATGAATTCTATTGGAGACCTTATTGAAAATGAAAGTTTCAGCAGGTTATCCGAAGAAGAGAAAAAACAATATCTGGCAGAAAAAAATGTTCCCTACTACCTGAAACTATGGAACTCTGCATTCAAAAAACAATCTGCTACGGAAGAAAAAGATATTCTGATCGACCACGGCTTTGATGGAATTACAGAACTTGACAATTCTCTTCCCAAATGGTGGATCGGATTATTCTGGTTCGGATGTATTTTCTGTGCAGTATATCTTACAGCTTTTGCTTTTACCGATTACGCCCATCCTGATGCCGAATACACTAAAGAAACAAAGACTATGCTGGCTTCCATTCAGGAATATGAGAAAACAGCTCCCCAGATCAATCTGGAAAGTGCAAAATATAGTGCAGACAATATAGCTGAAGGCCAGGAGCTTTTTAAAACCAATTGTGTAACCTGCCATGGAGATGGTGGAAAAGGAGGTATAGGTCCCAACCTTACCGATACCCACTGGATCAATATCAAAGAAAAAAGTTTATTTAAGAATGTTTTCTGGATGCTTGAAAACGGTTCTCCCAATAATCCTACCATGAGGCCTTTCATCAAAGAAGGAACCATTACAGGAAGAGATGCCGAAAAAATTGCAGCCTATGTTTACCATATCAACCAGGAAACTCCTCCTGTTACCCAAGCCCAAGGTGGAGCAGCTCCGCAGGGAGAGGAAGTAAAATGGGAAAACGGAAATCAATAA
- a CDS encoding HdeD family acid-resistance protein: protein MASLFQTFTNSVKHWYIPLIFGILFLIFGIYVFSVPLATYVTLSVFFSVSFLFSGITEIFFSLQNSKSLQGWGWFLVSGLLTTAIGIYLIAYPQISMTILPFVVGFTLLFRSFQLLGFAFDLKSMRVMSWGNAALASVGGIIFSLLLIFNPVFTGISLVTLTGVSFIFLGIASIFLALDLRKVKKIPGRINQELRDKIRSIEDEIDNLRK from the coding sequence ATGGCCAGTTTATTTCAGACTTTTACAAACAGCGTTAAGCATTGGTATATTCCATTGATATTTGGAATACTTTTTTTAATTTTTGGAATCTATGTATTTAGCGTACCTCTTGCGACATATGTGACACTATCTGTTTTTTTCAGTGTTTCATTTTTATTCTCAGGAATTACAGAAATATTTTTTTCTTTACAAAACAGTAAATCGCTGCAGGGTTGGGGTTGGTTCTTAGTTAGCGGGTTGTTGACAACTGCAATAGGGATTTATCTGATTGCTTATCCCCAAATTTCTATGACGATTCTTCCATTTGTTGTAGGTTTTACTTTATTGTTCCGTTCTTTTCAACTATTGGGATTTGCCTTTGACCTGAAAAGTATGAGGGTCATGAGCTGGGGAAATGCAGCACTGGCCAGTGTCGGGGGAATTATTTTTTCTTTGTTGTTAATATTCAATCCGGTATTTACTGGTATTTCCCTGGTTACATTAACAGGTGTTTCCTTTATTTTTTTGGGAATAGCTTCTATTTTTCTGGCACTTGATTTAAGAAAAGTAAAAAAAATCCCAGGCAGGATAAATCAGGAATTAAGAGACAAAATCAGATCCATAGAGGATGAGATTGATAATCTGAGGAAATAG
- the ccoN gene encoding cytochrome-c oxidase, cbb3-type subunit I: protein METQKFNYDNNIVRAFLYATIVFGLVGFLLGLTAALMLFYPELPEFLFGTDDTTIKSLASGNIQGLINTQGAMGFGRIRMLHTSAVIFAFVCNSFFCGAYYSMQRLLKTRMYSDTLSWLHFWSWQFMIVTVVITFLMGINTSKEYAEHEWPIDILIAFSWIIFGINMFGTIARRRVRHLYVAIWFYMATWIAVAMLHIFNNLEVPLSFTSWKSYSVYAGVKDALVQWWYGHNAVAFVLTTPVLGLMYYFMPKAAQRPVFSYKLSIIHFWSLIFVYLWAGPHHLQYTALPAWAQAVGTGFSIMLIAPSWGGMLNGLLTLRGAWDKVRENPILKFFVVAVTCYGMATFEGPLLATKSLNKIGHYTDWVIGHVHLGALGWNGFMAFGVVYYLVPIMWRTKLWSKKLANWHFWLGTLGIIFYAVPMYISGFTQGLMWKQFNPDGTLLWKNWLDTVTAIIPYFKMRFLGGVLYLSGAILMVINVIRTIKAGSFQKEVPAEAPALANIGTARKEGEGVHLWLERTPTLLSILAFITVAIGGLVEIIPTLSLKQSVPAITAVKPYTPLELEGRDLYIREGCNSCHSQMIRPFRDEVVRFEGKNGQYSKAGEFIYDRPFLWGSKRTGPDLHREGGRNPDSWHFKHMYNPRITSAGSIMPRFPWLITNKLDRSQMADKMKLMKNSFAVPYTKAQIDSAGQWADNQSKAIVKRIYEEATDVRDQMNKEKTAKGSSYIPLEQREIVAMIAYLQRLGTDIKTTQIQTASTE from the coding sequence ATGGAAACGCAAAAATTTAATTATGACAATAATATTGTCAGGGCATTCCTCTATGCTACAATCGTATTCGGACTCGTCGGATTTCTGTTGGGGCTTACTGCCGCACTGATGCTTTTTTACCCTGAATTGCCTGAATTTTTATTCGGGACAGATGATACAACGATTAAAAGTTTAGCTTCGGGCAATATCCAGGGACTGATCAATACCCAGGGAGCTATGGGCTTCGGAAGGATCAGAATGCTTCACACGAGTGCCGTTATTTTTGCTTTTGTTTGTAATTCCTTTTTCTGTGGGGCCTATTACAGTATGCAAAGGTTACTCAAAACAAGAATGTACAGCGATACCCTCTCATGGTTACATTTCTGGTCCTGGCAGTTTATGATTGTTACTGTAGTGATTACTTTCTTAATGGGAATCAATACTTCTAAGGAATATGCCGAACACGAATGGCCTATTGACATCCTGATTGCATTTTCCTGGATTATATTCGGAATTAATATGTTCGGAACCATTGCCAGAAGAAGGGTAAGACATCTATACGTAGCCATCTGGTTCTATATGGCTACCTGGATTGCTGTAGCCATGCTTCACATCTTTAATAACCTGGAAGTTCCTTTATCATTCACAAGCTGGAAATCTTATTCTGTATATGCAGGTGTAAAAGACGCATTGGTACAATGGTGGTACGGTCACAATGCAGTAGCATTTGTATTAACCACCCCTGTACTAGGCCTGATGTACTACTTTATGCCTAAAGCAGCACAACGACCGGTATTCTCATACAAATTATCCATTATTCACTTCTGGTCGCTGATCTTCGTATACCTTTGGGCCGGTCCCCACCACCTGCAATATACAGCATTACCGGCATGGGCCCAGGCTGTGGGAACAGGCTTTTCTATCATGCTTATCGCTCCATCATGGGGAGGAATGCTGAACGGGCTTCTTACCTTAAGAGGGGCCTGGGATAAAGTAAGGGAAAATCCAATTCTTAAATTCTTTGTGGTAGCCGTTACCTGTTATGGGATGGCCACGTTCGAAGGTCCCTTGTTGGCCACCAAATCTTTAAATAAAATCGGGCACTATACCGACTGGGTGATCGGACACGTACACTTGGGGGCTCTGGGATGGAATGGTTTCATGGCGTTCGGGGTCGTATATTACCTGGTTCCGATCATGTGGAGAACCAAACTCTGGTCAAAAAAACTGGCCAACTGGCACTTCTGGTTAGGAACATTAGGAATAATCTTTTATGCTGTTCCGATGTATATTTCCGGATTCACACAAGGATTGATGTGGAAACAGTTCAACCCGGACGGAACCTTATTATGGAAAAACTGGCTGGATACCGTTACAGCGATTATTCCCTATTTTAAAATGAGATTCTTAGGAGGTGTCCTTTATCTGTCAGGAGCTATTTTAATGGTAATCAATGTCATCAGAACCATCAAAGCCGGCTCATTCCAGAAAGAAGTTCCGGCAGAAGCCCCTGCATTAGCTAACATCGGTACCGCCAGAAAAGAAGGTGAAGGAGTACACTTATGGCTGGAAAGAACACCTACCCTGCTTTCAATATTAGCTTTCATTACGGTAGCTATAGGTGGACTTGTAGAAATCATTCCTACCTTATCACTAAAACAAAGTGTTCCTGCCATTACTGCAGTAAAACCATACACTCCTCTGGAACTGGAAGGAAGAGACTTGTATATCCGTGAAGGATGTAACTCCTGTCATTCCCAGATGATCAGACCTTTCCGTGATGAGGTTGTAAGATTTGAAGGAAAAAACGGGCAATATTCTAAAGCAGGCGAGTTTATTTATGACAGGCCTTTCCTATGGGGGTCTAAAAGAACCGGGCCGGATCTTCACAGAGAAGGAGGCAGAAATCCTGATTCCTGGCACTTCAAGCACATGTACAATCCGAGAATTACTTCTGCTGGTTCCATCATGCCACGTTTCCCCTGGTTAATTACCAATAAACTGGATCGTTCCCAAATGGCAGATAAAATGAAGTTAATGAAAAATTCATTTGCTGTACCTTATACAAAAGCTCAGATTGATTCTGCCGGTCAATGGGCAGATAACCAGTCAAAAGCTATTGTAAAAAGGATTTACGAAGAAGCTACTGACGTAAGAGATCAGATGAACAAAGAGAAAACAGCAAAAGGATCATCTTATATTCCTCTTGAGCAAAGAGAAATTGTAGCGATGATTGCCTATCTGCAAAGATTGGGTACAGATATCAAAACAACACAGATACAAACAGCAAGCACAGAGTAA
- a CDS encoding helix-turn-helix domain-containing protein yields MKVCGQNIRKIRRSKDLTQEYMAFEMGISQKAYSDIENSKVKINLEILTKISGILDIRPSDICSISHKCGMDEYQDKYHNLVEYMKNSNIPIPEDLL; encoded by the coding sequence ATGAAAGTATGTGGACAAAATATCAGGAAAATCCGTAGGAGCAAGGATCTTACACAGGAATACATGGCTTTCGAAATGGGAATTTCCCAAAAGGCATATTCTGACATCGAAAACTCCAAGGTAAAAATCAACCTGGAAATACTGACTAAAATCTCCGGCATTTTAGATATCAGGCCTTCAGATATCTGCAGTATTTCGCATAAGTGCGGAATGGATGAGTATCAGGATAAATACCATAATCTTGTGGAATATATGAAAAACAGCAATATTCCGATTCCGGAAGATCTTCTATAA
- a CDS encoding response regulator transcription factor, producing the protein MTRKILIADDHHVVRIGTAMILEKNFDDFEIDFAETYHEVKQKVKTETFDLVILDIELPGSILKSMVKEIKKIDEKILILIFTSHTENIAIQYIQEGANGFLNKLSDSETFVKTINAIFKDGYYYPPQVMHEIVTGMKKKKPTETLSERELQVFNLLAKGNGNLEIANVLDIQESTVGTYKRRVYQKLKITNLVELLKIYNEIH; encoded by the coding sequence ATGACAAGAAAAATATTAATTGCAGATGATCATCATGTGGTAAGAATCGGGACGGCCATGATTCTGGAGAAAAATTTTGATGATTTTGAGATTGATTTTGCAGAAACGTATCATGAAGTAAAACAAAAGGTGAAAACTGAGACATTTGACCTTGTCATTCTTGATATTGAGCTTCCGGGAAGTATTCTCAAGTCAATGGTCAAAGAGATTAAAAAAATTGATGAAAAAATACTGATCCTGATTTTCACCTCTCATACAGAAAATATTGCTATACAATACATTCAGGAAGGAGCTAATGGTTTCTTGAATAAGCTCAGTGATTCGGAAACATTTGTGAAAACAATTAACGCTATTTTTAAAGACGGTTATTATTATCCCCCTCAAGTTATGCATGAAATAGTGACAGGGATGAAAAAGAAAAAGCCGACAGAAACTTTATCAGAAAGGGAGCTTCAGGTTTTTAATCTTCTGGCTAAAGGAAATGGAAATCTTGAGATTGCAAATGTACTGGATATCCAGGAATCGACAGTCGGAACCTATAAAAGAAGAGTATACCAAAAATTAAAAATTACCAATCTGGTAGAATTGCTGAAGATTTACAACGAAATACATTAA
- a CDS encoding sensor histidine kinase, giving the protein MKLLSFILLWFFLSSNGQSYTTQWYNMDNGLPQNSIKDIVKDQYGFIWLSMEGRILRYDGSNFVQYKDFKLKNLSFGDFYGNIKKDSIAVFNTSETKVLLISCRKPEVIPADNEFAPGSAKEKRYKRIIKNNITTRYVSHYIDSYFVRLDTGSYYFEDNSIVYVDRKSKKTTKLATDFPWSRLNKLFVHGEYIFIGDPANKRMLQLYKGKFSVVEVPLMYNDPETKIYWQQITGQVFLINHGKIYRSHFSEGNLQLTYLLEYKEIDKEISGAMFYDEASNKLYIGSSINGLKILSLSDFSVSRKNLPYQDEVCYAATPYGSNSILTQEGIRYYHNQSKRIYKAPQSYDKRYIVQDDSGNLIYRENNSIHIRYKNTGFTKYDSITFKRKEIDGLYKSGGLYMASALSGKQAYLYIFNHDRFEEIQKVIPCKDNIDAVLRYNEDLLYLGSSNGIYVFSFTQNRMIKQIGKNLPVKQIIRTKDGNIWFTTYNRGIYLLKDQKAVKVPTDKNDFLANAHYILEDSNSNLWISSDNGLFMINKNMLLQYMKCPKGAITYYRYSKKNGFLNNEFNGSANPCAHVLEDGQFVFPSMAGFVFFYPEKVRTYYPGAHDVYLERAKIKGKMVELKDHLFLECGYKDAELYIDIPYYADWENIYIQAKLLDGKYSQWVDIKSDKIFRLANVEPGKYTLLVRFLSSENGKFVYKSLPVEVEAYFYQTLIFKILIVGVIILILIIIIQARTNFLRVKNKVLKNTLIHKDKELQETNTKLKNESDYQKKLVESISHDITTPVKFIALLSQELAQSGDIRTQKKYFDSIYKTSEQLYKFTLSLKEYTELYKQESSTEEEYLIYDLIETKKLLFEEIAAQKNTFIYNFCDHHLKTKVNKNILLVVFHNIIDNAVKNTSDGDIIITSACTGTYLEICITDTGNGMSDEQREYYSGLFRKREHGHLILKNYGLGLHMVVQLVMKINSKMTFHKNTPKGTIIKILIKYDKKNINCR; this is encoded by the coding sequence ATGAAGCTTCTGTCCTTTATTTTACTGTGGTTCTTTCTATCCAGCAACGGACAAAGCTATACTACCCAATGGTATAACATGGATAATGGGCTGCCACAAAACAGCATCAAAGATATTGTAAAGGATCAATACGGCTTTATATGGTTGTCTATGGAGGGACGTATTTTGCGTTATGATGGAAGCAATTTTGTACAATACAAAGATTTTAAGCTTAAAAATTTAAGTTTCGGTGATTTTTATGGGAACATAAAGAAAGACAGTATTGCCGTTTTCAATACTTCGGAAACGAAAGTTCTTTTGATTTCCTGCCGGAAGCCAGAGGTTATACCGGCTGATAATGAATTTGCGCCTGGTTCCGCAAAGGAAAAAAGGTATAAGAGGATTATTAAAAATAATATCACTACAAGATATGTTTCTCATTATATAGATTCCTATTTTGTTAGGCTGGATACAGGTTCTTATTATTTTGAAGATAACAGTATCGTGTATGTTGACCGGAAAAGTAAAAAGACAACAAAACTTGCTACAGATTTCCCATGGAGCAGGTTAAACAAGTTATTTGTTCATGGCGAATACATTTTTATCGGGGATCCCGCAAATAAGAGGATGTTGCAATTGTACAAAGGAAAGTTTTCGGTTGTTGAAGTTCCGTTGATGTATAACGATCCGGAAACAAAAATCTATTGGCAACAGATTACAGGACAGGTTTTTTTAATCAATCACGGAAAAATATACAGGAGCCACTTTTCAGAGGGAAATCTGCAGCTTACTTATCTTTTGGAATATAAAGAAATTGATAAAGAAATTTCCGGCGCCATGTTTTATGACGAGGCTTCCAATAAACTATACATTGGAAGTTCTATTAATGGGCTTAAAATTCTGAGCTTGTCTGATTTTTCCGTTTCCAGGAAGAATCTGCCCTATCAGGATGAAGTCTGTTATGCTGCAACTCCTTATGGAAGCAATTCTATTTTAACCCAGGAAGGGATAAGATATTATCATAATCAATCAAAAAGAATATACAAAGCCCCTCAATCCTATGACAAGCGGTACATTGTTCAGGATGATTCCGGAAATCTTATTTACAGAGAAAATAATTCGATCCATATAAGATATAAAAATACAGGGTTTACAAAATATGATTCCATTACTTTTAAAAGAAAGGAGATTGACGGATTGTATAAAAGCGGAGGCTTGTATATGGCATCCGCTTTAAGTGGAAAGCAGGCTTACCTGTATATTTTTAATCATGACCGGTTTGAGGAAATACAGAAGGTTATTCCCTGTAAAGACAATATAGATGCTGTTTTAAGGTATAATGAAGATCTTCTTTATCTGGGAAGCAGTAATGGAATCTATGTTTTTTCCTTCACTCAGAACAGAATGATAAAGCAGATCGGTAAAAACCTTCCGGTGAAACAGATCATCAGGACAAAGGATGGAAATATCTGGTTTACTACCTATAATAGAGGTATTTATTTGTTGAAAGATCAAAAGGCGGTTAAAGTCCCTACTGATAAAAATGATTTTTTAGCCAATGCCCATTATATACTGGAAGATAGTAATTCCAATTTATGGATTTCTTCTGATAACGGGCTGTTCATGATCAATAAAAATATGCTTTTACAGTATATGAAATGCCCTAAAGGAGCAATTACTTATTACCGGTATTCTAAAAAGAACGGATTTTTAAACAATGAGTTCAACGGAAGTGCTAATCCTTGTGCCCATGTATTAGAGGACGGGCAATTTGTTTTTCCTTCTATGGCGGGTTTTGTTTTCTTTTATCCTGAAAAAGTAAGAACTTATTATCCGGGCGCCCACGATGTATATCTGGAACGGGCAAAAATAAAAGGAAAGATGGTGGAACTAAAGGACCACCTTTTCCTGGAATGCGGATATAAAGACGCTGAACTCTATATAGATATCCCTTACTATGCTGATTGGGAGAATATTTATATTCAGGCAAAACTTTTAGACGGAAAATACAGCCAATGGGTTGATATTAAAAGTGATAAGATTTTCAGGCTGGCCAATGTGGAACCAGGTAAATATACTTTACTGGTAAGATTTTTATCTTCAGAAAATGGAAAGTTTGTTTATAAAAGTCTTCCTGTTGAGGTAGAAGCTTATTTTTATCAGACCCTGATCTTTAAAATTTTGATTGTTGGAGTAATTATTCTTATTCTTATCATCATTATACAGGCCAGGACTAATTTTTTAAGGGTAAAAAATAAAGTATTAAAAAATACCCTTATCCATAAAGATAAAGAGCTTCAGGAAACCAATACTAAGCTTAAAAATGAATCGGACTACCAAAAAAAGCTAGTGGAGAGCATCAGCCATGATATTACAACACCCGTTAAATTCATTGCTCTTCTTTCACAGGAACTTGCTCAATCAGGAGATATCAGAACACAGAAAAAATACTTTGACAGCATTTATAAGACTTCTGAACAACTCTATAAATTTACTTTAAGCCTTAAAGAATATACAGAGTTGTATAAACAGGAAAGCAGTACTGAAGAGGAGTATCTGATATATGATTTAATTGAAACCAAAAAACTGCTGTTTGAGGAAATTGCAGCTCAGAAAAATACTTTCATCTATAATTTTTGTGACCATCATTTAAAAACAAAGGTGAATAAAAATATCCTTCTGGTAGTTTTCCACAATATTATAGATAATGCAGTAAAAAATACTTCAGATGGGGATATTATTATCACATCAGCCTGTACCGGAACCTATCTTGAAATCTGTATTACTGATACCGGAAACGGGATGTCTGATGAGCAGAGGGAATATTATTCGGGACTCTTCAGGAAAAGGGAGCACGGGCATCTGATATTAAAAAACTATGGACTTGGCCTGCATATGGTGGTTCAGCTGGTGATGAAAATTAATTCCAAAATGACTTTTCATAAAAATACACCTAAAGGAACAATCATTAAAATCCTTATTAAATATGACAAGAAAAATATTAATTGCAGATGA
- a CDS encoding amino acid permease, protein MDKEKKTEKNETLVRGLTNRHIQLIALGGAIGTGLFLGIGPAAVLAGPSVILGYALAGIIAFFIMRQLGEMVVQEPVSGSFSYFAYKYWGNFPGFASGWNYWILYILVSMAELTAIGHYIHFWWPEIPLWVSSLFFFIVINALNLASVKVYGETEFWFSIIKVVAIIAMIVFGVYLLISGTGGEKASITNLWNDGGFFPKGLFNKTEHGYSGLFAAMAMIMFSFGGLELIGITAAEAKNPEKTIPQATNQVIYRILIFYVGALVILFSLSPWRDITEGSSPFVMVFQNLNGLEFSLFGKIIQFNTLIANVLNLIVLTAALSVYNSSVYSNSRMLFGLAQQGNAPKFLKKLNKNSVPINAIIVSSCFAGICIIINKLVPEKAFEYLMALVVSTLIINWLMICYTHLKFKKSISKSGVQSKFPSIFYPVSNYICIVFLVLILGLMSITGMEIQVILIPVWIGFLFVMYKLYKPE, encoded by the coding sequence ATGGACAAAGAGAAGAAAACTGAAAAAAATGAAACTTTAGTTAGAGGATTAACGAATAGACATATACAATTAATTGCCCTTGGGGGTGCCATAGGAACAGGATTATTTCTGGGAATCGGACCTGCTGCAGTATTAGCCGGCCCCTCTGTTATTCTGGGGTATGCCCTGGCCGGGATAATTGCCTTTTTTATCATGCGCCAACTGGGAGAAATGGTAGTGCAGGAACCGGTATCGGGAAGTTTTAGTTACTTTGCTTATAAATATTGGGGAAATTTCCCGGGATTTGCTTCCGGATGGAATTACTGGATCCTCTATATTCTTGTAAGTATGGCTGAGCTTACAGCCATTGGTCACTATATTCATTTCTGGTGGCCGGAAATACCTCTCTGGGTTTCCAGTTTATTCTTTTTTATAGTGATCAATGCACTGAATCTGGCCTCTGTAAAAGTTTATGGTGAAACCGAATTCTGGTTTTCCATTATTAAAGTAGTTGCCATCATAGCGATGATTGTCTTTGGGGTGTACTTACTGATCAGTGGGACGGGAGGAGAAAAGGCGAGTATTACAAACTTATGGAATGATGGAGGATTTTTTCCGAAAGGTCTGTTTAATAAAACAGAACATGGTTATTCCGGATTATTTGCAGCAATGGCCATGATCATGTTTTCATTTGGTGGGCTGGAACTGATAGGAATAACTGCTGCAGAAGCAAAAAATCCGGAAAAAACAATTCCGCAGGCTACCAATCAGGTAATCTACAGGATTTTGATTTTCTATGTGGGGGCTTTGGTAATCTTATTTTCATTAAGCCCATGGAGAGACATTACAGAAGGATCAAGCCCGTTTGTAATGGTCTTTCAAAATCTAAACGGTCTGGAATTCAGTCTTTTTGGAAAAATAATCCAATTCAATACGTTGATTGCCAATGTTTTGAACTTAATTGTTTTAACGGCTGCTTTATCTGTTTATAATAGTAGTGTTTACAGCAATAGCAGGATGCTTTTCGGATTAGCCCAGCAAGGAAACGCACCGAAATTTTTAAAAAAATTAAATAAAAACTCTGTGCCTATTAATGCAATTATAGTGTCTTCATGCTTTGCAGGGATCTGTATTATCATCAATAAATTAGTGCCGGAAAAAGCATTTGAATACCTGATGGCACTTGTGGTTTCCACTTTGATTATTAACTGGCTGATGATATGTTATACTCATTTAAAATTTAAAAAATCGATCAGCAAATCCGGAGTTCAATCGAAATTTCCATCGATATTTTATCCGGTTTCCAATTACATTTGTATTGTATTTTTAGTCTTGATTCTAGGATTGATGAGCATTACAGGAATGGAAATACAGGTTATTTTAATACCGGTCTGGATAGGCTTTTTATTTGTTATGTATAAGCTTTATAAACCTGAATAA